In the Streptomyces sp. cg36 genome, one interval contains:
- a CDS encoding DUF6194 family protein, translating to MTIDEIIGFVESLDGVLTISPVSGDGTPEISWGDTFFSYAPDGTVPTTAQPFATVVTKNYPGDDASRLDRPDAFRVNIAAGREAFIRWTGHAPREAAPAEVDPSATDTVLAHPVYGTSGWLAIVNPGPRTEAATRELLRTAHHLARARHARRTEPPAR from the coding sequence ATGACCATCGACGAAATCATCGGCTTCGTGGAAAGCCTCGACGGCGTGCTGACCATCAGTCCCGTGTCCGGCGACGGCACACCGGAGATCAGCTGGGGCGACACGTTCTTCTCCTACGCGCCTGACGGCACGGTTCCCACGACGGCGCAGCCGTTCGCGACCGTCGTCACCAAGAACTACCCCGGCGACGACGCCTCCCGCCTGGACAGGCCGGACGCCTTCCGCGTGAACATCGCCGCCGGGAGGGAGGCGTTCATCCGGTGGACCGGCCACGCGCCACGCGAGGCGGCTCCCGCCGAGGTCGACCCGAGCGCCACCGACACCGTGCTCGCGCACCCCGTGTACGGCACCTCCGGCTGGCTGGCGATCGTGAACCCCGGCCCGCGCACCGAAGCGGCCACACGTGAGCTGCTGCGTACGGCCCATCACCTCGCGCGCGCACGCCATGCGCGACGCACGGAACCGCCGGCGCGATGA
- a CDS encoding MerR family transcriptional regulator, translating to MPSLNSDRLRTADVARRVGYSVQQVRNLERDGVLPTATRTSTGYRVYGEVHLRSALAYRALAAGVGPTEAKAIVRAFHQTPVSRALALLDAAHARLAAERARLRQAEEAAAVISGEPIQEVRPSDSMGVSELAAALGVRPSTLRHWHAEALVVPDQDAVRGTRRYTPDQVRDARIVHQLRKAGHRIAPLRALMLELRRTRSSEDVVAALSARDAALTARSRALLDGATALSAVLALHERSA from the coding sequence GTGCCAAGTCTCAACTCGGACCGGCTGCGCACCGCTGATGTGGCACGGCGCGTCGGGTACTCCGTTCAACAGGTGCGCAATCTTGAGCGCGACGGTGTGCTGCCGACCGCGACGCGCACGTCCACGGGCTACCGCGTCTATGGAGAGGTGCACCTGCGGTCCGCGCTGGCCTACCGGGCCCTCGCCGCGGGCGTGGGGCCGACGGAGGCCAAGGCGATCGTGCGGGCCTTTCATCAGACCCCCGTCTCACGGGCGCTCGCCCTTCTCGACGCGGCGCACGCCCGCCTCGCCGCAGAGCGCGCGCGGCTGAGGCAGGCCGAGGAAGCCGCCGCCGTGATCTCCGGCGAGCCCATCCAGGAGGTGCGCCCGTCGGATTCCATGGGCGTCTCCGAACTCGCGGCCGCCCTCGGTGTCCGCCCTTCGACCCTGCGGCACTGGCACGCGGAAGCCCTCGTCGTCCCGGACCAGGACGCCGTGCGCGGAACGCGACGCTACACACCGGATCAGGTGCGGGACGCGCGGATCGTTCATCAACTGCGCAAGGCTGGACACCGCATCGCCCCACTGCGCGCGCTCATGCTGGAGTTGCGGCGTACGCGCAGCTCGGAGGATGTCGTCGCGGCACTGTCCGCCAGGGACGCCGCCCTCACGGCTCGGTCCCGAGCCCTCCTCGACGGTGCCAC